A genomic region of Saprospiraceae bacterium contains the following coding sequences:
- a CDS encoding YraN family protein has product MGPDHIQTGKKGEDLANKYLLEIGYEIIIRNWRYRRSEIDIIAKHGEILVFVEVKTRSSSAFGEPESFVSSRKEWMMQEAAAAYMVEKNHYWEIRFDVIGILFDANGTYELKHYKDVFL; this is encoded by the coding sequence ATGGGTCCCGATCATATCCAAACCGGTAAAAAAGGAGAAGATCTCGCCAACAAATATTTATTGGAAATTGGATACGAAATCATCATTAGGAATTGGAGATATAGAAGGTCGGAAATAGATATTATTGCGAAACATGGAGAGATCCTCGTATTTGTTGAAGTTAAAACGAGATCCTCCTCCGCGTTTGGAGAGCCTGAGAGTTTTGTCTCTTCCCGAAAAGAATGGATGATGCAGGAAGCAGCTGCAGCATATATGGTGGAAAAAAACCATTACTGGGAAATCCGTTTTGATGTGATTGGTATTTTGTTTGATGCAAACGGAACTTATGAGCTCAAACATTATAAGGATGTTTTTTTATAA
- a CDS encoding gamma carbonic anhydrase family protein, which translates to MALILPVRDKTPRWGESCFFAENATLVGDVMLGEACSVWFQAVIRGDVHEIRIGNQVNIQDGVIIHCTYEKAGTYIGDRVSIGHRAIVHGCKIASDVLIGMGAIVMDHCEIPSNVLVAAGAVVLENSVLESGYIYAGVPAKKVKALDQDVFNFHISRTAKNYEMYASWFKH; encoded by the coding sequence ATGGCGCTAATACTTCCGGTCCGAGACAAAACTCCCCGATGGGGTGAATCTTGTTTTTTTGCGGAGAATGCCACCCTTGTAGGTGATGTCATGTTAGGCGAAGCCTGCAGTGTATGGTTTCAAGCAGTGATTAGAGGAGATGTACATGAAATTCGCATTGGAAATCAAGTCAATATTCAGGATGGAGTAATTATTCATTGCACTTATGAAAAGGCCGGGACTTATATAGGCGACCGGGTATCCATCGGCCATAGAGCCATTGTCCACGGCTGCAAAATAGCATCAGATGTATTAATTGGAATGGGTGCCATCGTTATGGACCATTGCGAAATTCCATCAAACGTATTGGTTGCAGCTGGTGCTGTCGTTTTGGAAAACTCGGTTCTGGAATCGGGTTACATTTATGCAGGTGTGCCTGCAAAAAAAGTAAAAGCTCTGGATCAGGATGTGTTTAACTTTCACATTTCAAGAACAGCGAAAAATTATGAAATGTACGCAAGTTGGTTTAAACATTAA
- a CDS encoding TraB/GumN family protein encodes MMRHIATLLSILFLQPILSGQEQGLLWKVEHPQTAKKAYVFGTIHLIPAKHFFLPSGLDSAFEQSSKIFMEIDMDDMENLGKIFGIMDKLFMEDGLSLEDLVNEQDYKLIETHFDNLGMPLSLLKRMKPLLLSALSGTEGNPMALKDGSFKSYEFELAEMSKQKNKSLEGLETLDFQISLFDSIPYTVQAKMLMESIQAPSDKMDELYNIYRAQDIGKMVHGIESEDPNLKPYLEMLIFKRNQSWVPIIEAEMQKGISLFAVGAGHLGGSKGLLQLLKHKGYMLTRVN; translated from the coding sequence ATGATGAGACACATCGCAACCTTATTAAGTATTCTCTTTCTACAACCCATATTATCCGGCCAGGAGCAGGGCCTTTTATGGAAAGTCGAGCATCCTCAAACAGCCAAAAAGGCTTATGTTTTTGGTACTATCCATTTAATTCCTGCCAAACACTTCTTCCTTCCTTCAGGTTTGGACAGTGCATTTGAACAATCATCAAAAATTTTTATGGAGATTGACATGGATGACATGGAAAATCTTGGAAAAATATTTGGGATCATGGATAAACTTTTCATGGAAGATGGCTTAAGCCTTGAAGATCTCGTAAACGAACAAGATTATAAATTGATTGAAACTCATTTTGATAATTTAGGTATGCCATTAAGCTTACTCAAAAGAATGAAGCCTTTACTTTTAAGTGCATTAAGCGGTACTGAAGGAAATCCAATGGCACTGAAAGATGGTAGCTTTAAATCTTACGAATTCGAATTAGCAGAAATGTCCAAACAAAAAAACAAATCGCTCGAAGGTTTGGAAACATTGGATTTTCAGATTTCACTTTTCGATAGTATACCCTACACCGTCCAGGCAAAAATGCTCATGGAGTCGATTCAGGCACCAAGTGATAAAATGGATGAATTATACAATATTTATCGCGCCCAAGACATCGGTAAAATGGTGCATGGAATCGAGTCTGAAGACCCTAATTTAAAACCTTATCTGGAAATGCTCATCTTCAAACGAAATCAGAGTTGGGTGCCCATCATCGAAGCAGAAATGCAAAAAGGAATCAGTCTTTTTGCTGTGGGTGCAGGACATTTAGGAGGATCTAAAGGATTATTGCAACTTTTAAAGCACAAAGGTTATATGCTTACCCGCGTCAACTAA
- the rlmB gene encoding 23S rRNA (guanosine(2251)-2'-O)-methyltransferase RlmB has translation MQKKDLILGKNALKEAIAAQTEIQKIFISDNLESEDTKAFLKLARSHKIPILRVPKAKLDHLSRQNHQGVIAFTNPIPFHQLHNLVDGLFMNGQDPALLICDGITDVRNFGAMARSAEVFGLNGIIIGQKNSAPINSESIKASSGALLSIPVCREKNLHHSIRQLQASGVVIICASEKAATSIRNIDLKKPLAFVFGAEGSGISEDILALADEVACIPQSGQIQSLNVSVAAGIFFYEWKQQIIEQK, from the coding sequence ATGCAGAAAAAAGATTTGATACTGGGGAAGAACGCTTTGAAGGAGGCAATTGCTGCCCAAACGGAAATTCAAAAAATTTTTATTTCAGATAATTTGGAATCTGAAGATACCAAAGCCTTTTTGAAATTGGCCAGATCTCATAAAATTCCCATTTTGAGAGTTCCTAAAGCCAAACTAGACCATCTTAGCCGACAAAACCATCAAGGCGTGATTGCTTTTACCAATCCGATTCCATTTCACCAACTCCATAATTTGGTAGATGGCTTATTTATGAATGGGCAGGATCCAGCGCTCCTCATTTGTGATGGAATTACCGACGTTCGCAATTTTGGTGCGATGGCCCGGTCTGCTGAAGTATTTGGGTTAAATGGCATTATCATAGGTCAAAAAAACAGTGCCCCAATCAATAGTGAATCCATAAAAGCTTCCTCAGGAGCTTTGCTTTCTATACCTGTCTGCCGTGAAAAAAATCTTCATCATAGTATTCGTCAACTTCAGGCCAGCGGCGTTGTTATTATTTGTGCTAGTGAAAAAGCAGCCACCTCAATTAGAAATATAGATTTGAAAAAACCACTTGCCTTTGTCTTTGGTGCAGAAGGTAGTGGAATTTCGGAAGATATTCTGGCCTTGGCTGATGAAGTCGCTTGTATACCGCAGTCCGGACAAATACAATCCTTAAATGTATCTGTAGCTGCCGGTATCTTTTTTTATGAATGGAAACAACAAATAATAGAACAAAAATAA